Proteins encoded by one window of Streptomyces sp. ALI-76-A:
- a CDS encoding carbohydrate ABC transporter permease, producing MITKEATPAAPAPARVIADPPRPLKAGRNWDEVPRWQIWLPLGIYLVFTLIPFYWILLFALRPAGSTSLVPWPMTFDHFEKVWTERSFATYFQNSLLVGVATLLMTTLVALAGGYALARFDFKIKQAFMLALLCSQFVPGALLLVPLFEIFAELQMINSLTSVIIAETVFQLPLSMILISNFIKNVPYSLEEAAWVDGCNRMTAFRIVVLPLLRPGLIAVGSFAFVHSWNHFLFALMFLNNQSKQTIPVGLNTLMSADSVDLGALAAGGIIAAVPVVVVFAFIQKWLITGFSAGAVKG from the coding sequence GTGATCACCAAGGAGGCCACCCCGGCGGCCCCCGCTCCCGCGCGGGTGATCGCCGACCCCCCGCGCCCGCTCAAGGCCGGCCGCAACTGGGACGAGGTCCCCCGCTGGCAGATCTGGCTGCCCCTCGGGATCTACCTCGTCTTCACCCTGATCCCGTTCTACTGGATCCTGCTCTTCGCGCTGCGCCCGGCGGGCTCGACCTCGCTCGTGCCCTGGCCGATGACCTTCGACCACTTCGAGAAGGTGTGGACGGAGCGCAGCTTCGCGACCTACTTCCAGAACAGCCTGCTCGTCGGCGTCGCCACGCTGCTGATGACGACCCTGGTCGCGCTGGCCGGCGGCTACGCCCTCGCCCGGTTCGATTTCAAGATCAAGCAGGCCTTCATGCTGGCCCTGCTGTGCTCCCAGTTCGTGCCGGGCGCGCTGCTCCTGGTGCCGCTGTTCGAGATCTTCGCCGAACTCCAGATGATCAACTCGCTGACCAGTGTCATCATCGCGGAGACCGTCTTCCAGCTCCCCCTGTCGATGATCCTGATCAGCAACTTCATCAAGAACGTGCCGTACTCGCTGGAGGAGGCGGCCTGGGTCGACGGCTGCAATCGGATGACCGCCTTCCGGATCGTGGTCCTGCCGCTGCTGCGGCCCGGCCTCATCGCCGTCGGCTCCTTCGCCTTCGTGCACTCCTGGAACCACTTCCTGTTCGCCCTGATGTTCCTGAACAACCAGAGCAAGCAGACCATCCCGGTCGGCCTCAACACCCTGATGAGCGCGGACAGCGTCGACCTCGGCGCACTCGCGGCCGGCGGCATCATCGCGGCCGTACCCGTCGTGGTGGTGTTCGCCTTCATCCAGAAGTGGCTGATCACGGGCTTCAGCGCGGGGGCGGTGAAGGGATGA
- a CDS encoding sugar ABC transporter permease: MAQAAAVAKPPAPPRRRRASATPRKLPYLLIAPAALLMLGFIAYPVISVFYYSLQNYNPTKPWRNGYAGFDNFVHAFTDDPVFWDTLTFSAKWVFVEVGLQLLFGLALALIVNQTFVGRGLGRALVFSPWAVSGVLTSAIWVLLYNSQTGITRYLADMGIGSYGTSWLSDTSTVFPAAIVADLWRGVPFFAILILADLQSVSKDLYEAAEVDGASRIKQFWHITLPHLKDAIILSTLLRAVWEFNNVDLLYTLTGGGPAGETTTLPLYIANTSVDAHNFGYASALTTVAFVILLFCSMVYLRLSKFGGGDK, translated from the coding sequence ATGGCCCAAGCCGCAGCCGTGGCGAAACCGCCCGCGCCACCCCGGCGGCGCCGTGCCTCCGCCACACCGCGCAAGCTGCCGTATCTGCTGATCGCCCCGGCGGCCCTGCTCATGCTGGGGTTCATCGCCTACCCGGTGATCAGCGTCTTCTACTACAGCCTGCAGAACTACAACCCGACCAAACCGTGGCGGAACGGCTACGCGGGCTTCGACAACTTCGTCCACGCCTTCACCGACGACCCGGTGTTCTGGGACACGCTGACCTTCAGCGCCAAGTGGGTGTTCGTCGAGGTCGGGCTCCAGCTGCTGTTCGGTCTGGCGCTGGCGCTCATCGTCAACCAGACCTTCGTCGGCCGGGGCCTGGGCCGCGCGCTGGTCTTCTCCCCGTGGGCCGTCTCCGGTGTGCTGACCTCCGCGATCTGGGTGCTGCTCTACAACTCCCAGACCGGCATCACCCGCTACCTCGCGGACATGGGCATCGGCAGCTACGGCACCAGCTGGCTGTCGGACACCTCGACCGTGTTCCCGGCGGCGATCGTCGCCGACCTGTGGCGCGGTGTCCCCTTCTTCGCGATCCTCATCCTCGCCGACCTCCAGTCGGTCTCCAAGGACCTGTACGAGGCCGCCGAGGTCGACGGGGCGAGCCGGATCAAGCAGTTCTGGCACATCACCCTGCCGCACCTGAAAGACGCGATCATCCTGTCCACGCTGCTGCGCGCGGTGTGGGAGTTCAACAACGTCGACCTGCTCTACACCCTCACCGGCGGCGGACCGGCCGGCGAGACGACGACGCTCCCGCTCTACATCGCCAACACCAGCGTCGACGCGCACAACTTCGGCTACGCGTCCGCCCTGACCACGGTGGCGTTCGTGATTCTGCTCTTCTGCTCGATGGTCTATCTGCGCCTGAGCAAGTTCGGAGGTGGGGACAAGTGA
- the araD gene encoding L-arabinonate dehydratase, which translates to MNEPTRKRPEDLRSHQWYGTEGLRSFSHRARTRQLGYLPEEHLGKPVIAILNTWSDINPCHVHLRDRAQAVKRGVWQAGGFPLEFPVSTLSETFQKPTPMLYRNMLAMETEELLRSYPVDGAVLMGGCDKSTPALLMGAASVDLPAVFVPAGPMLPGHWRNEVLGSGTDMWKYWDDKRAGLIGDCEMTELESGLARSPGHCMTMGTASTLTAAAEALGVTVPGASSIPAVDSGHDRMAAKAGLAIVELVHRDRKLSHVLTEDAFTDAVTTVLGLGGSTNAVIHLIAMAGRAGVTLTLDDFDRIARTVPVLANVRPGGQTYLMEDFHFAGGLPGFLSRIPDLLHLERPTVTHDTMREQLAGAQVHNDEVIRTRDNPVAGEGGVAVLRGNLCPDGAVIKHISAEPHLLKHTGPAVVFDDYRTMQRTINDPSLDITADSVLVLRNAGPKGGPGMPEYGMLPIPDHLLRQGVRDMVRISDARMSGTSYGACVLHVAPESYVGGPLALVRTGDRITLDVEARSLHLAVDDDELERRRAEWTPPPVRYERGYGALYNDQITQADTGCDFEFLARPGKVQDPYAG; encoded by the coding sequence ATGAACGAGCCGACCAGGAAGCGCCCCGAAGACCTCAGAAGCCATCAGTGGTACGGAACCGAGGGCCTGCGCTCCTTCAGCCACCGCGCCCGCACCCGCCAGCTCGGCTACCTCCCCGAGGAGCACCTCGGCAAGCCGGTCATCGCGATCCTCAACACCTGGTCCGACATCAACCCCTGCCACGTCCACCTGCGCGACCGCGCGCAGGCCGTGAAGCGCGGGGTGTGGCAGGCGGGGGGCTTCCCGCTGGAGTTCCCGGTCTCCACGCTCAGTGAGACCTTCCAGAAGCCGACCCCGATGCTCTACCGCAACATGCTGGCGATGGAGACCGAGGAACTGCTGCGGTCCTACCCCGTCGACGGAGCCGTGCTCATGGGCGGCTGCGACAAGTCCACGCCCGCCCTGCTCATGGGGGCGGCGAGTGTCGACCTGCCCGCCGTGTTCGTGCCGGCCGGGCCGATGCTGCCGGGGCACTGGCGCAACGAGGTCCTCGGCTCGGGCACCGACATGTGGAAGTACTGGGACGACAAGCGGGCCGGCCTCATCGGCGACTGCGAGATGACCGAACTGGAGAGCGGCCTGGCCCGCTCGCCCGGTCACTGCATGACGATGGGGACGGCGTCCACGCTGACGGCCGCCGCGGAGGCCCTCGGCGTCACGGTCCCGGGTGCCTCCAGCATCCCGGCCGTCGACTCCGGGCACGACCGGATGGCCGCCAAGGCCGGCCTGGCGATCGTCGAACTGGTCCACCGGGACCGGAAACTGAGCCACGTCCTCACCGAGGACGCCTTCACGGACGCCGTCACCACGGTCCTCGGACTCGGCGGCTCCACCAACGCCGTGATCCACCTGATCGCGATGGCGGGCCGCGCGGGCGTCACGCTCACCCTCGACGACTTCGACCGCATCGCCCGCACGGTCCCGGTGCTCGCCAACGTACGCCCCGGCGGACAGACGTACCTGATGGAGGACTTCCACTTCGCCGGCGGTCTTCCCGGGTTCCTCTCCCGGATCCCGGACCTGCTCCACCTGGAGCGGCCCACCGTCACCCACGACACGATGCGCGAGCAGCTCGCCGGCGCGCAGGTGCACAACGACGAGGTCATCCGGACCCGGGACAACCCGGTGGCGGGCGAGGGCGGGGTCGCCGTCCTGCGCGGCAACCTCTGCCCGGACGGCGCGGTCATCAAGCACATCTCCGCCGAGCCGCACCTGCTCAAGCACACCGGACCGGCGGTCGTCTTCGACGACTACCGGACGATGCAGCGGACCATCAACGACCCGTCGCTGGACATCACCGCGGACAGCGTGCTGGTGCTGCGCAACGCCGGGCCCAAGGGCGGCCCCGGGATGCCCGAGTACGGCATGCTGCCGATCCCCGACCACCTGCTCAGGCAGGGCGTGCGGGACATGGTCCGGATCTCCGACGCCCGGATGAGCGGCACCAGTTACGGCGCCTGCGTCCTGCACGTGGCCCCCGAGTCGTATGTCGGCGGCCCGCTGGCCCTCGTCCGCACCGGGGACAGGATCACCCTGGACGTGGAGGCACGCAGCCTCCATCTCGCCGTGGACGACGACGAGCTGGAGCGCCGGCGGGCCGAGTGGACACCGCCGCCCGTCCGCTACGAGCGCGGCTACGGCGCGCTCTACAACGACCAGATCACCCAGGCCGACACCGGCTGCGACTTCGAGTTCCTGGCCCGTCCGGGCAAGGTGCAGGACCCGTACGCGGGCTGA
- a CDS encoding dihydrodipicolinate synthase family protein has translation MTTTFETQRAALADVVAIPVTPFAEDGTIDQDTHRALLRRLLDGGVRTLTPNGNTGEFYALTPEERQLVTELTIDEAGERAVILVGVGHDIPTAIASARHARERGARMVMVHQPVHPYVAQSGWVDYHRAIAESVPELGVVPYIRNAQLHGVRLAELADACPNVIGVKYAVPDAARFAAFARDAGLDRFVWVAGLAEPYAPSYFSAGATGFTSGLVNVAPSVSLNMIEALRAGDFPAAMKVWEQIRRFEELRAANGSANNVTVVKEALASLGLCRRDVRPPSRPLPEDERVEVAAIASRWSI, from the coding sequence ATGACAACGACGTTCGAGACCCAGCGGGCGGCCCTGGCCGACGTGGTGGCGATCCCGGTGACCCCGTTCGCCGAGGACGGCACCATCGACCAGGACACCCACCGGGCCCTGCTGCGTCGTCTGCTCGACGGTGGCGTCAGGACCCTCACCCCGAACGGCAACACCGGCGAGTTCTACGCCCTCACGCCCGAGGAACGGCAACTGGTCACGGAGCTGACCATCGACGAGGCGGGGGAGCGGGCCGTCATCCTCGTCGGGGTCGGCCATGACATCCCCACGGCCATCGCCTCCGCCCGCCACGCCCGTGAGCGCGGGGCCCGGATGGTCATGGTCCACCAGCCCGTCCACCCCTACGTCGCGCAGAGCGGCTGGGTGGACTACCACCGCGCCATCGCGGAGTCGGTGCCCGAGCTGGGGGTGGTCCCGTACATCCGCAACGCGCAGCTGCACGGTGTCCGCCTCGCCGAACTCGCCGACGCCTGCCCCAACGTGATCGGCGTGAAGTACGCCGTCCCGGACGCGGCCAGGTTCGCGGCGTTCGCCCGCGACGCCGGCCTGGACCGCTTCGTGTGGGTGGCCGGTCTCGCCGAGCCGTACGCCCCCTCGTACTTCTCCGCCGGCGCCACCGGCTTCACCTCGGGGCTGGTGAACGTCGCCCCGTCCGTCTCGCTGAACATGATCGAGGCACTGCGGGCCGGTGACTTCCCGGCCGCCATGAAGGTCTGGGAGCAGATCCGCCGCTTCGAGGAGCTGCGGGCGGCCAACGGCTCCGCCAACAACGTCACGGTCGTCAAGGAGGCCCTCGCCTCCCTCGGCCTGTGCCGCCGCGACGTCCGTCCGCCGAGCCGCCCGCTGCCCGAGGACGAGCGCGTCGAGGTCGCCGCCATCGCCTCCCGGTGGTCCATATGA
- a CDS encoding GntR family transcriptional regulator: protein MTSVPTPIPSRTQYVLEGIKHRILTGQLTPGQALVETELAAQFGVSKTPVREALKTLAGTGLVVMNQYKGVTVRMVDADMAREVYDVRLLLEPEALKRAVRRGASLDAARDALTRADAATDTAERSLANREFHRALYLPCGNPLLGRMLDEVRDQAALVSAVAWAASPSWDREAGEHREILRLALAGDADGAGLALHAHIASFVERAFPQAESEAQGEDGPA, encoded by the coding sequence ATGACCTCTGTGCCCACGCCGATCCCCTCCCGCACGCAGTACGTGCTGGAAGGGATCAAACACCGCATCCTCACCGGGCAGCTGACGCCGGGTCAGGCCCTCGTCGAGACCGAACTCGCCGCCCAGTTCGGGGTGTCCAAGACCCCGGTGCGTGAGGCACTCAAGACCCTGGCCGGGACCGGGCTCGTCGTGATGAACCAGTACAAGGGCGTCACGGTGCGCATGGTGGACGCGGACATGGCGCGCGAGGTCTACGACGTGCGGCTGCTGCTGGAGCCCGAGGCGCTCAAGCGGGCGGTGCGGCGCGGGGCCTCCCTGGACGCCGCGCGGGACGCGCTGACCCGGGCCGACGCGGCGACCGACACCGCCGAACGGTCCCTCGCCAACCGGGAGTTCCACCGCGCCCTGTACCTGCCGTGCGGCAACCCGCTGCTCGGCCGGATGCTCGACGAGGTCCGCGACCAGGCGGCCCTGGTCTCCGCCGTCGCCTGGGCGGCCTCGCCCTCCTGGGACCGGGAGGCCGGTGAGCACCGGGAGATCCTGCGGCTCGCCCTCGCCGGTGACGCCGACGGCGCGGGGCTCGCGCTGCACGCACACATCGCGTCCTTCGTCGAACGGGCCTTTCCGCAAGCGGAGTCCGAGGCCCAGGGAGAGGACGGTCCGGCATGA
- a CDS encoding MBL fold metallo-hydrolase, translating to MSLTLTVLGTASPHPGPDRPCSGYLVRGGGAEVWVDAGPGTFAELQRHTDPARLDAVWISHLHADHSADLLSAVYGLAYGGLTPEAPLPVYAPAGCADRVAGFLGRPDTGFLKEVLDVRALSDGHVARHGGLTLTARAVTHDVEAYGLRVVAGGRVLAYSGDSGPCAALTELAHDADLFLCEADIDAHREGEQVHLTPEDAGSAARAAGAGALLVTHVGPTLTPEAATARAALAFGGPTATARVGATTAV from the coding sequence ATGTCCCTCACCCTGACCGTCCTCGGCACCGCCTCCCCGCACCCGGGCCCGGACCGGCCCTGCTCCGGTTACCTGGTGCGGGGAGGCGGTGCCGAGGTGTGGGTGGACGCCGGGCCCGGGACCTTCGCGGAGTTGCAGCGGCACACCGATCCGGCCCGGCTGGACGCCGTCTGGATCTCGCATCTGCACGCCGACCACAGCGCCGATCTGCTGTCCGCCGTGTACGGGCTCGCGTACGGCGGGCTGACACCCGAGGCGCCTCTCCCCGTCTACGCCCCGGCCGGCTGCGCGGACCGTGTCGCCGGGTTCCTCGGGCGGCCGGACACGGGGTTCCTGAAGGAGGTTCTCGACGTCCGGGCCCTGTCCGACGGTCATGTCGCCCGGCACGGCGGCCTCACCCTCACCGCCCGCGCCGTCACGCACGACGTCGAGGCCTACGGGCTGCGCGTGGTGGCCGGCGGGCGGGTGCTCGCCTACTCCGGGGACAGCGGACCCTGTGCCGCGCTCACCGAGCTGGCCCACGACGCCGACCTGTTCCTCTGCGAGGCCGACATCGACGCCCATCGCGAAGGCGAACAGGTGCATCTGACCCCCGAGGACGCCGGGAGCGCGGCTCGCGCGGCGGGTGCCGGGGCGCTGCTCGTCACGCACGTGGGGCCCACGCTCACCCCGGAGGCGGCGACCGCGCGTGCCGCCCTGGCCTTCGGCGGGCCGACCGCCACCGCCCGCGTGGGCGCGACCACGGCCGTCTGA
- a CDS encoding TIGR03086 family metal-binding protein yields the protein MTDTPLDLGPQTRIVAHLVDGVTDGQLSGPTPCPDLAVRNLLGHLSGLALAFRDAARKDLGVTTDTSPDAAVPDIGPGWREELPKILDELADAWRDPAAWTGMTRAGGVDLPGEVAAAVATDELVIHGWDLARATGQRYEPDPGALRSTYEFLLAAVDDPGRGEIFGPIVPVPDTASLLDRAVGLSGRDPGWAPGR from the coding sequence ATGACCGACACCCCTCTCGATCTCGGTCCCCAGACCCGGATCGTGGCCCACCTCGTGGACGGCGTCACCGACGGACAGCTCTCGGGCCCGACGCCGTGCCCGGACCTCGCGGTGCGCAACCTGCTGGGCCATCTGTCGGGTCTGGCTCTCGCCTTCCGCGACGCCGCGCGCAAGGACCTGGGCGTCACGACCGACACCAGCCCGGACGCCGCTGTGCCCGACATCGGCCCCGGCTGGCGCGAGGAGCTTCCCAAGATCCTCGACGAGCTCGCCGACGCCTGGCGCGACCCGGCCGCCTGGACCGGCATGACCCGCGCGGGCGGAGTGGACCTGCCCGGCGAGGTCGCCGCCGCCGTCGCGACCGACGAGCTGGTCATCCACGGCTGGGACCTGGCCCGCGCCACCGGCCAACGGTACGAACCCGACCCCGGCGCGCTGCGGTCGACGTACGAGTTCCTCCTCGCCGCGGTCGACGACCCCGGCCGCGGCGAGATCTTCGGCCCGATCGTCCCGGTGCCGGACACCGCCTCGCTGCTGGACCGGGCGGTGGGACTCAGCGGGCGTGATCCCGGCTGGGCGCCGGGGCGTTGA
- a CDS encoding 5-dehydro-4-deoxyglucarate dehydratase, translating to MTSAPLAARLGVPGGPLFFPVTAYGPDGSVDLDAYRAHVRRGVEAGAAAVFACCGTGEFHALAPEEFEECVRAAVTETAGRVPVVAGAGYGTALAVRYARLAEAAGADGLLAMPPYLVVAGQEGLLRHYREVAAATSLPVIVYQRDNAVFTPESVVELARADGIIGFKDGLGDLDLMQRIISAVRTEAPGDFLYFNGLPTAEQTQLAYRGIGVTLYSSAVFCFAPEIALAFYEAHRTGDDATAHRLLDGFYRPFVELRARGRGYAVALVKAGVRLRGLDVGEVRPPLHEPGEDHVKQLAEIVERGYALLGEGR from the coding sequence GTGACGTCAGCCCCCCTCGCCGCTCGACTCGGCGTCCCCGGCGGGCCGCTGTTCTTCCCCGTCACCGCCTACGGCCCCGACGGCTCGGTCGACCTCGACGCCTACCGCGCGCATGTGCGCCGCGGGGTGGAGGCCGGGGCCGCCGCCGTCTTCGCGTGCTGCGGCACCGGGGAGTTCCACGCCCTCGCGCCGGAGGAGTTCGAGGAGTGCGTCCGGGCGGCCGTCACGGAGACGGCGGGCCGGGTGCCGGTCGTCGCGGGCGCCGGCTACGGCACCGCGCTCGCCGTGCGGTACGCGCGGCTCGCCGAGGCGGCCGGGGCCGACGGGTTGCTCGCCATGCCGCCGTACCTCGTGGTCGCCGGCCAGGAAGGGCTGCTGCGGCACTACCGCGAGGTCGCCGCGGCGACCTCCCTGCCGGTGATCGTCTACCAGCGCGACAACGCCGTCTTCACCCCCGAGTCGGTCGTCGAACTGGCCCGCGCCGACGGGATCATCGGCTTCAAGGACGGGCTCGGCGACCTCGACCTGATGCAGCGGATCATCAGCGCCGTCCGCACCGAGGCCCCCGGCGACTTCCTCTACTTCAACGGGCTGCCGACCGCCGAGCAGACCCAGCTCGCCTACCGCGGCATCGGCGTCACGCTCTACTCCTCTGCCGTGTTCTGCTTCGCGCCCGAGATCGCTCTCGCCTTCTACGAGGCCCACAGGACCGGGGACGACGCCACCGCCCACCGCCTCCTCGACGGCTTCTACCGGCCCTTCGTCGAACTGCGCGCGCGGGGCCGCGGCTACGCCGTCGCCCTCGTCAAGGCCGGCGTACGGCTGCGCGGCCTCGACGTGGGGGAGGTGCGGCCCCCGCTGCACGAGCCGGGCGAGGACCATGTCAAGCAGCTCGCCGAGATCGTCGAGCGGGGATACGCGCTGCTGGGCGAGGGCAGGTGA
- a CDS encoding NAD(P)-dependent oxidoreductase: MPAPRTVLLTGAAGGLGTLMRNLLPAFGYDLRLLDMRPIEGDPDAVTADLADQDAVREAVRGVDAIIHLAGISLEAPFEKILKANIEGTYHVYEAARQEGVRRVVFASSNHAVGFTPRPQGDDPLIPIDTPRRPDTFYGLSKCFGEDLAQFYWDKHGIETVSVRIGSCFPEPTSVRMLSVWMSPPDGARLFHAALTAENVGHTVVYGSSANTRLWWDLSSARALGYEPQDDSEEYAGKLIAEQGELDPENVAHAFLGGHFVSEPPVWPY, translated from the coding sequence ATGCCCGCTCCCCGCACCGTTCTGCTCACCGGCGCCGCAGGCGGACTCGGCACCCTGATGCGGAACCTGCTCCCGGCCTTCGGGTACGACCTGCGCCTGCTCGACATGCGTCCCATCGAGGGCGATCCGGACGCCGTCACCGCGGACCTCGCCGACCAGGACGCCGTACGGGAGGCCGTGCGGGGTGTCGACGCGATCATCCACCTCGCGGGCATCTCCCTGGAAGCCCCTTTCGAGAAGATCCTCAAGGCGAACATCGAGGGCACGTACCACGTGTACGAGGCCGCCCGCCAGGAGGGCGTGCGGCGGGTCGTCTTCGCCTCCTCCAACCACGCCGTCGGCTTCACCCCACGCCCCCAGGGCGACGACCCGCTCATCCCGATCGACACCCCGCGCCGCCCGGACACCTTCTACGGCCTGTCCAAGTGCTTCGGCGAGGACCTCGCGCAGTTCTACTGGGACAAGCACGGTATCGAGACCGTCTCCGTGCGCATCGGCTCCTGCTTCCCCGAGCCGACCAGCGTGCGCATGCTCTCGGTGTGGATGAGCCCGCCCGACGGCGCCCGCCTCTTCCATGCGGCCCTGACCGCCGAGAACGTGGGACACACCGTCGTCTACGGCTCCTCCGCCAACACCCGCCTGTGGTGGGACCTGAGCAGCGCGCGGGCCCTCGGCTACGAGCCGCAGGACGACTCCGAGGAGTACGCCGGGAAACTGATCGCCGAGCAGGGCGAGCTGGACCCGGAGAACGTGGCGCACGCCTTCCTGGGCGGCCACTTCGTCAGCGAGCCGCCGGTCTGGCCGTACTGA
- a CDS encoding DeoR/GlpR family DNA-binding transcription regulator: protein MGARTAEERQREIVRVARATGSVDVTALAAELGVAKETVRRDLRALEDHGLVRRTHGGAYPVESAGFETTLAFRATSHVPEKRRIAAAAAELLGDAETVFVDEGFTPQLIAEALPRDRPLTVVTASLPVAGALAETENISVLLLGGRVRSGTLATVDHWTTKMLAGFVVDLAYIGANGISREHGLTTPDPAVSEVKAQAVRAARRTVFVGVHTKFGAASFCRFAEIGALEAIVTSTLLPTAEAHRYSLLGPQVIRA from the coding sequence ATGGGCGCCAGGACGGCGGAAGAACGCCAGCGCGAGATCGTACGGGTCGCCCGCGCCACCGGCTCGGTCGACGTCACCGCGCTCGCCGCCGAACTGGGCGTGGCCAAGGAGACCGTACGACGGGATCTGCGTGCCCTGGAGGACCACGGACTGGTGCGCCGCACCCACGGCGGCGCCTATCCGGTGGAGAGCGCCGGCTTCGAGACGACGCTCGCGTTCCGCGCCACCAGCCACGTCCCCGAGAAGCGCCGGATCGCGGCCGCGGCCGCCGAGCTGCTCGGGGACGCCGAGACGGTCTTCGTCGACGAGGGCTTCACCCCGCAGCTCATCGCCGAGGCGCTGCCCAGGGACCGTCCGCTGACCGTGGTCACCGCGTCCCTGCCGGTCGCGGGCGCGCTCGCCGAGACCGAGAACATCTCCGTCCTGCTGCTCGGCGGCCGGGTCCGCTCCGGCACCCTCGCCACGGTCGACCACTGGACGACGAAGATGCTGGCCGGTTTCGTCGTCGACCTCGCCTACATCGGCGCCAACGGCATCTCCCGCGAGCACGGACTGACCACCCCCGACCCGGCGGTCAGCGAGGTCAAGGCACAGGCGGTGCGTGCCGCGCGCCGCACGGTGTTCGTGGGCGTGCACACCAAGTTCGGAGCGGCCAGCTTCTGCCGGTTCGCCGAGATCGGCGCCCTGGAGGCGATCGTGACGAGCACCCTGCTCCCCACCGCGGAGGCCCACCGGTACTCGCTGCTGGGCCCCCAGGTCATCCGCGCCTGA
- a CDS encoding sugar ABC transporter substrate-binding protein translates to MRTQSRRRPPRATLALAAAGTLLAPLLSGCWVGAGGAGSGGDSINVLMVNNPQMTELQKLAPRFTEETGIEVNFTVLPENDVRDKISQDFANQAGQYDVATLSNYEIPIYARNGWLREMDSYVAEDPAYDEEDVLAPMRQSLTGDDGKLYGQPFYGESSFLMYRKDVFEREGLTMPARPTWTQVADLAAEVDGAEPGMNGICLRGLPGWGEVMAPLTTVVNTFGGTWFDKDWKARLDSPEFERATKFYVGLVREHGESGAAQSGFAECLNNMTQGKVAMWYDATSAAGSLESAGSPVKGRIGYAPAPVEETEASGWLYTWAWGIQDASRNPDKAWKFVSWASSKEYEQLVGDEIGWSNVPAGKRASTYTNPAYVKEAAAFQEMTKKAIEGARPGDPGVQPRPAPGIQFVGIPEFTDLGTKVSQEISAAIAGRQSVESALKKAQQLAERISEEYEGR, encoded by the coding sequence ATGCGAACCCAGAGCCGACGACGGCCACCGCGAGCCACGCTCGCCCTGGCCGCCGCAGGGACGCTGCTCGCCCCGCTGCTCTCCGGCTGCTGGGTCGGAGCGGGCGGGGCCGGATCGGGCGGCGACTCGATCAACGTCCTGATGGTCAACAACCCCCAGATGACCGAGTTGCAGAAGCTCGCCCCCCGTTTCACCGAAGAGACCGGCATCGAGGTCAACTTCACCGTCCTGCCCGAGAACGACGTCCGCGACAAGATCAGCCAGGACTTCGCCAACCAGGCCGGCCAGTATGACGTGGCCACCCTGTCCAACTACGAGATCCCGATCTACGCCCGCAACGGCTGGCTGCGAGAGATGGACTCCTACGTCGCCGAGGACCCGGCGTACGACGAGGAGGACGTGCTCGCGCCGATGCGCCAGTCCCTGACCGGCGACGACGGCAAGCTCTACGGCCAGCCCTTCTACGGCGAGTCGTCCTTCCTCATGTACCGCAAGGACGTCTTCGAGCGGGAGGGCCTGACCATGCCCGCGCGCCCCACCTGGACCCAGGTCGCCGACCTGGCGGCGGAGGTGGACGGGGCCGAGCCGGGCATGAACGGCATCTGCCTGCGCGGACTGCCGGGCTGGGGCGAGGTGATGGCGCCCCTGACGACCGTCGTGAACACCTTCGGCGGCACGTGGTTCGACAAGGACTGGAAGGCGCGGCTGGACTCCCCCGAGTTCGAGCGGGCCACGAAGTTCTACGTCGGCCTGGTGCGCGAGCACGGCGAGTCCGGCGCCGCCCAGTCCGGCTTCGCCGAGTGCCTCAACAACATGACCCAGGGCAAGGTCGCCATGTGGTACGACGCCACCTCCGCCGCCGGTTCCCTGGAGTCCGCGGGCTCCCCCGTCAAGGGCAGGATCGGGTACGCCCCCGCTCCCGTCGAGGAGACGGAGGCCTCCGGCTGGCTCTACACCTGGGCCTGGGGCATCCAGGACGCGTCCCGCAACCCCGACAAGGCATGGAAGTTCGTCTCCTGGGCGTCCAGCAAGGAGTACGAGCAACTGGTCGGCGACGAGATCGGCTGGTCCAACGTCCCGGCCGGCAAGCGCGCCTCGACGTACACGAACCCCGCCTACGTCAAGGAGGCCGCCGCCTTCCAGGAGATGACCAAGAAGGCCATCGAGGGCGCCCGGCCGGGCGACCCCGGCGTGCAGCCGCGCCCCGCGCCCGGCATCCAGTTCGTCGGCATCCCCGAGTTCACCGACCTCGGCACCAAGGTCTCCCAGGAGATCAGCGCGGCCATCGCCGGACGCCAGTCCGTCGAGTCGGCCCTGAAGAAGGCCCAGCAGCTCGCCGAGCGGATCTCCGAGGAGTACGAGGGACGATGA